A genomic window from Gossypium hirsutum isolate 1008001.06 chromosome D12, Gossypium_hirsutum_v2.1, whole genome shotgun sequence includes:
- the LOC107940653 gene encoding protein HGH1 homolog isoform X2, with protein sequence MATELEELIGFLSAPSPPVKKAAVDIVRDLTGSEDGLHSLSNYANTVLPSLSRLLSDDKEVSEPAAEALVNLSQNAGLAAKMVEMGLIKIAMDMLYKLGSSITQLLVMLLVNLTQLDDGISSLLQIGDDKMQGLYVMKLVRSFCRSSETSDDPFDHVGSILVNISKKEEGRKMLLDPKRGLLKQIIRQFDSSSLLRKKGVSGTIRNCCFEAENQLQNLLLISEFIWPALLLPAAGTKIYGEQDTSKMPLELGSALSIDREPVKDPEIRVQALEAIYLIALQVKIGRGSKGVVVCQWTENITSGV encoded by the exons ATGGCGACTGAACTGGAAGAGCTAATAGGCTTCCTCTCTGCCCCCTCTCCTCCT GTGAAGAAGGCTGCTGTTGATATTGTGCGTGATTTAACAGGCTCTGAGGACGGCTTGCACTCTCTTTCAAACTATGCCAACACCGTGCTTCCATCGTTATCTAGGCTTTTGAGTGATGATAAG GAAGTTTCAGAACCAGCTGCCGAAGCTCTTGTAAATCTGTCCCAAAATGCGGGACTGGCTGCTAAGATGGTTGAAATGGGGTTGATTAAAATAGCCATGGATATGTTGTATAAGCTAGGCTCTAGTATTACTCAATTGCTGGTTATGCTCCTGGTTAATCTAACACAGTTGGATGATGGTATTTCTTCCTTGCTTCAG ATTGGAGATGATAAGATGCAAGGACTTTATGTAATGAAGCTTGTAAGATCATTCTGTAGATCCAGTGAAACCAGTG ATGACCCTTTTGATCATGTTGGTTCCATACTTGTAAACATCTCAAAGAAAGAGGAGGGGAGGAAAATGTTATTGGATCCCAAGCGTGGCTTGTTAAAGCAGATTATTAGACAGTTTGATTCTTCTAGTCTATTGAGAAAAAAAGGG GTTTCTGGAACTATTAGGAACTGCTGCTTTGAAGCAGAGAATCAACTACAGAATTTGCTCTTGATATCAGAGTTTATTTGGCCAGCTCTGCTTCTCCCGGCTGCTGGAACCAAG ATATATGGTGAACAAGACACATCAAAAATGCCACTTGAGCTTGGAAGTGCACTCTCCATTGACCGTGAACCTGTTAAGGATCCTGAGATTCGTGTTCAAGCATTGGAGGCTATTTACCTGATTGCTTTACAGGTCAAAATTG GAAGGGGGTCGAAGGGCGTTGTGGTCTGTCAATGGACCGAGAATATTACAAGTGGGGTATGA
- the LOC107940653 gene encoding protein HGH1 homolog isoform X1 — protein sequence MATELEELIGFLSAPSPPVKKAAVDIVRDLTGSEDGLHSLSNYANTVLPSLSRLLSDDKEVSEPAAEALVNLSQNAGLAAKMVEMGLIKIAMDMLYKLGSSITQLLVMLLVNLTQLDDGISSLLQIGDDKMQGLYVMKLVRSFCRSSETSDDPFDHVGSILVNISKKEEGRKMLLDPKRGLLKQIIRQFDSSSLLRKKGVSGTIRNCCFEAENQLQNLLLISEFIWPALLLPAAGTKIYGEQDTSKMPLELGSALSIDREPVKDPEIRVQALEAIYLIALQEGGRRALWSVNGPRILQVGYEDEEDPKVMEAYEQIGSLLVHGSESEEPSTTTSK from the exons ATGGCGACTGAACTGGAAGAGCTAATAGGCTTCCTCTCTGCCCCCTCTCCTCCT GTGAAGAAGGCTGCTGTTGATATTGTGCGTGATTTAACAGGCTCTGAGGACGGCTTGCACTCTCTTTCAAACTATGCCAACACCGTGCTTCCATCGTTATCTAGGCTTTTGAGTGATGATAAG GAAGTTTCAGAACCAGCTGCCGAAGCTCTTGTAAATCTGTCCCAAAATGCGGGACTGGCTGCTAAGATGGTTGAAATGGGGTTGATTAAAATAGCCATGGATATGTTGTATAAGCTAGGCTCTAGTATTACTCAATTGCTGGTTATGCTCCTGGTTAATCTAACACAGTTGGATGATGGTATTTCTTCCTTGCTTCAG ATTGGAGATGATAAGATGCAAGGACTTTATGTAATGAAGCTTGTAAGATCATTCTGTAGATCCAGTGAAACCAGTG ATGACCCTTTTGATCATGTTGGTTCCATACTTGTAAACATCTCAAAGAAAGAGGAGGGGAGGAAAATGTTATTGGATCCCAAGCGTGGCTTGTTAAAGCAGATTATTAGACAGTTTGATTCTTCTAGTCTATTGAGAAAAAAAGGG GTTTCTGGAACTATTAGGAACTGCTGCTTTGAAGCAGAGAATCAACTACAGAATTTGCTCTTGATATCAGAGTTTATTTGGCCAGCTCTGCTTCTCCCGGCTGCTGGAACCAAG ATATATGGTGAACAAGACACATCAAAAATGCCACTTGAGCTTGGAAGTGCACTCTCCATTGACCGTGAACCTGTTAAGGATCCTGAGATTCGTGTTCAAGCATTGGAGGCTATTTACCTGATTGCTTTACAG GAAGGGGGTCGAAGGGCGTTGTGGTCTGTCAATGGACCGAGAATATTACAAGTGGGGTATGAAGATGAAGAAGATCCAAAAGTAATGGAAGCCTACGAGCAAATCGGTTCCTTG CTTGTTCATGGCAGCGAGAGTGAAGAACCATCAACAACTACATCAAAATAG